Proteins found in one Nocardia brasiliensis ATCC 700358 genomic segment:
- the argC gene encoding N-acetyl-gamma-glutamyl-phosphate reductase — protein sequence MVDSVHAPASTAPALRVAVAGASGYAGGEVLRLLLGHPAYRDGRLEIGALTAGANAGTALGELQPHLLPLADRVLGPTSADELAGHDIVFLGLPHGQSAAIAAQLPDSTVIIDCGADFRLTDAQAWEKYYGSPHAGSWPYGLPELPGGRERLRGARRIAVPGCYPTVASLALAPAVAAGIVAPQVNVVAVSGTSGAGRKLDVGLLGSEVMGSARAYGIAGAHRHTPEIAQNLKAAGGTEIAVSFTPVLAPMPRGILATCTAPTTVDVAQARAVYEKAYADEPFVHLLPEGVLPQTGAVLGANAVTLQVAVDTDAGLLVVIGAIDNLTKGTAGAAVQSMNLAVGFDETAGLSTVGVAP from the coding sequence ATGGTTGATTCGGTGCACGCGCCGGCGTCGACCGCGCCCGCGCTGCGGGTGGCGGTGGCCGGGGCGAGTGGGTACGCGGGTGGCGAAGTGCTACGCCTGTTGCTGGGGCACCCGGCATACCGCGACGGGCGCCTGGAGATCGGCGCGCTGACGGCGGGGGCGAATGCCGGGACGGCGCTGGGGGAGTTGCAGCCGCATCTGCTGCCGCTGGCGGACCGGGTGCTCGGCCCGACGAGTGCCGACGAGCTGGCCGGTCACGACATCGTGTTCCTCGGCCTGCCGCACGGCCAGTCCGCGGCGATCGCCGCCCAGCTGCCCGACTCGACGGTGATCATCGACTGCGGCGCCGACTTCCGGTTGACGGACGCGCAGGCGTGGGAGAAGTACTACGGCAGCCCGCACGCGGGCAGCTGGCCCTATGGCCTGCCCGAACTGCCCGGCGGCCGGGAGCGGCTGCGCGGCGCGCGCCGGATCGCGGTACCGGGGTGCTATCCGACCGTGGCCAGCCTCGCGCTGGCGCCCGCGGTCGCGGCGGGCATCGTCGCACCGCAGGTGAATGTCGTTGCGGTGAGCGGAACTTCGGGCGCGGGCCGCAAACTCGACGTGGGCCTGCTCGGCTCCGAGGTGATGGGATCGGCGCGCGCGTACGGTATCGCCGGGGCGCACCGGCACACGCCGGAGATCGCGCAGAACCTGAAGGCGGCGGGCGGCACCGAGATCGCGGTGTCGTTCACTCCGGTGCTCGCGCCGATGCCGCGCGGCATCCTCGCCACCTGCACCGCGCCGACCACGGTGGACGTCGCGCAGGCGCGCGCCGTCTATGAAAAGGCTTACGCCGACGAACCTTTCGTGCATCTGCTGCCCGAGGGCGTACTGCCGCAGACCGGTGCGGTGCTGGGCGCGAACGCCGTCACCCTGCAGGTGGCGGTGGACACCGACGCGGGCCTGCTCGTGGTGATCGGTGCGATCGACAATTTGACCAAGGGCACCGCGGGCGCCGCGGTGCAATCCATGAATCTGGCCGTCGGATTCGACGAGACCGCAGGACTTTCCACCGTAGGAGTGGCACCGTGA
- a CDS encoding TetR/AcrR family transcriptional regulator, whose translation MSAGEETLPPETPAKRADARRNERALLDAAAAVFVADGVNAPVRRIAAAAGVGMGTIYRHFPTRADLVAAVYRHQVDACAEAGPALLASASSPFEALRRWVDLFVDFLVTKHGLAAALRNDPDSFTALHALFLDRLVPVFSEMLCAAQGMGEVTADVSAYQLLRAIGDICAGAEREDPNYDARITIGLLLDGCRR comes from the coding sequence GTGAGTGCTGGCGAAGAGACATTGCCGCCCGAGACCCCGGCGAAACGAGCGGATGCACGGCGCAACGAGCGGGCGCTGCTGGACGCCGCGGCCGCGGTGTTCGTCGCCGACGGGGTGAACGCGCCGGTGCGCCGGATCGCGGCCGCGGCCGGTGTCGGCATGGGCACGATCTACCGGCATTTCCCCACTCGTGCGGACTTGGTCGCCGCCGTCTATCGGCACCAGGTCGACGCGTGCGCCGAGGCCGGGCCCGCGTTGCTCGCGAGCGCCTCCTCGCCGTTCGAGGCGCTGCGTCGATGGGTGGACTTGTTCGTGGACTTCCTGGTGACCAAGCACGGACTCGCCGCGGCACTGCGCAACGATCCCGACAGTTTCACCGCCCTGCACGCGTTGTTCCTGGACCGGCTCGTCCCGGTGTTCAGTGAAATGCTCTGTGCGGCACAGGGTATGGGTGAGGTAACGGCCGACGTGAGCGCCTATCAGCTGTTGCGTGCGATCGGGGACATCTGCGCGGGCGCGGAGCGAGAAGATCCGAATTACGACGCGCGCATCACCATCGGGCTGCTGCTCGACGGATGTAGGCGGTGA
- the argJ gene encoding bifunctional glutamate N-acetyltransferase/amino-acid acetyltransferase ArgJ: protein MTTFAAASNANGRLVRNQGVTGPLGFRAAGIAAGIKASGKPDLALVFNEGPEYAAAGVFTSNKIKAAPVLWSQQVLTGKRLRAVILNSGGANACTGPGGFQDTHKTAEELAAALSNWGTETGAGEIAVCSTGLIGDRLPMDKVIPAITEIVHEMGGGLSGGLDAAHAIMTTDTVPKEAAFHHRDKWNVGGMAKGAGMLAPSLATMLVVLTTDAAVGADQLDQALRNATARTFDRLDVDGSCSTNDTVLLLANGASEVTPSQADLDAAVLAVCDDLAAQLMADAEGVTKRVLVTVAGAVSEDEAVAAARTVARDSLVKTALFGSDPNWGRVLAAVGMAPVTLDPNRISVSFNGNPVCVDGAGAPGARDVDLSGMDIEVRIELNVGEAQATIRTTDLSHGYVEENSAYSS, encoded by the coding sequence GTGACGACATTCGCCGCAGCATCGAACGCGAACGGCAGGCTGGTACGCAACCAGGGCGTGACCGGACCGCTCGGCTTCCGCGCGGCCGGTATCGCGGCGGGCATCAAGGCGAGCGGAAAGCCGGACCTGGCTCTGGTTTTCAACGAAGGGCCCGAGTACGCGGCGGCGGGCGTGTTCACCAGCAACAAGATCAAGGCCGCTCCGGTGCTGTGGTCTCAGCAGGTGCTCACCGGTAAGCGGCTGCGCGCGGTGATCCTGAATTCCGGCGGCGCGAACGCCTGCACCGGGCCGGGCGGCTTCCAGGACACGCACAAGACCGCCGAGGAACTCGCTGCGGCTCTGAGCAATTGGGGCACCGAGACCGGCGCGGGGGAGATCGCGGTCTGCTCGACCGGGCTGATCGGCGACCGGCTGCCGATGGACAAGGTGATTCCCGCGATCACCGAGATCGTGCACGAGATGGGCGGCGGCCTGTCCGGCGGCCTGGACGCGGCCCACGCCATCATGACCACCGACACCGTGCCCAAGGAAGCGGCCTTCCATCACCGCGACAAGTGGAACGTGGGCGGGATGGCCAAGGGCGCGGGCATGCTGGCGCCCTCGCTGGCGACCATGCTGGTGGTGCTGACCACCGACGCCGCCGTCGGCGCCGACCAGCTGGATCAGGCGCTGCGCAACGCGACCGCGCGCACCTTCGACCGGCTCGACGTGGACGGCTCCTGCTCCACCAACGACACGGTGCTGCTGCTCGCCAACGGCGCGAGCGAAGTGACCCCGAGCCAGGCCGATCTCGACGCCGCCGTCCTCGCCGTGTGCGACGACCTGGCCGCGCAGCTGATGGCCGACGCCGAGGGCGTCACCAAGCGGGTCCTGGTGACGGTGGCCGGCGCGGTGAGCGAGGACGAGGCGGTTGCCGCGGCTCGCACGGTCGCCCGCGACAGCCTGGTCAAGACCGCGCTGTTCGGTTCGGACCCGAACTGGGGCCGGGTGCTCGCCGCGGTCGGCATGGCGCCGGTCACCCTCGATCCGAACCGGATCTCGGTGTCGTTCAACGGAAATCCGGTGTGCGTCGACGGGGCAGGCGCACCCGGCGCCCGCGATGTCGACCTGTCCGGGATGGACATCGAGGTGCGCATCGAGCTGAATGTCGGTGAGGCACAGGCGACTATCCGCACCACCGACCTCTCGCACGGGTACG
- a CDS encoding sodium/proton-translocating pyrophosphatase has product MPISVRAGVAHFAARTHVAWMGFFVVAVLGVFGPLVVYTKACFALECREAMAPFALGVTWVGVGISLLVAGIMLYVDGRDGGPWLGWAGIALIGVLVSTVLGWGAQHVTMDDRPVLSHESRDIRTVLGAMPGVERVGTEVGRTFATLVVLTAAATAEQAEAVVAAFRNQVHRPDFDRWEFDLEVHRGDSASSVKVGKSGLDAASPIIARWLALRDAFPEDEVTWTSRTWRYYEYGSSDSSKNADDGIGEIAVRLRPTAGADAVGAAYRTVRQEFPDLEAARWSIRTAATRGAALVMLNRYPTEDELALWNRLHNNLLPPHALVLHSVEGITVQPHSDIRENGKVLAEHHLATIEQSGLRIRYAVADLIGDDSYFKYSTRYRLLQITVGACTARGNIPGPIERPLVLRYEKC; this is encoded by the coding sequence ATGCCGATCTCTGTGCGCGCTGGGGTGGCGCACTTCGCCGCCCGGACGCACGTAGCTTGGATGGGGTTCTTCGTCGTCGCCGTGCTCGGTGTGTTCGGGCCGTTGGTGGTGTATACGAAAGCTTGCTTCGCTCTGGAATGTCGAGAAGCCATGGCGCCGTTCGCGCTCGGGGTGACGTGGGTCGGCGTCGGCATTTCGTTGCTGGTCGCCGGAATCATGCTCTACGTCGACGGGCGCGACGGCGGGCCGTGGCTCGGCTGGGCGGGCATCGCGCTGATCGGTGTCCTCGTGTCGACCGTTCTGGGCTGGGGCGCCCAGCATGTGACCATGGACGACCGGCCGGTGTTGTCGCACGAGTCGCGCGATATCAGGACCGTGCTCGGCGCCATGCCGGGGGTCGAGCGGGTCGGCACCGAGGTCGGCCGGACCTTCGCCACGCTGGTCGTGCTGACCGCCGCCGCGACGGCCGAGCAGGCCGAAGCCGTGGTCGCGGCCTTCCGAAACCAAGTGCACCGACCCGACTTCGACCGCTGGGAATTCGATCTGGAAGTCCATCGTGGTGACAGCGCGAGCTCGGTCAAGGTGGGCAAGAGCGGATTGGACGCAGCGTCGCCCATCATCGCGCGGTGGCTCGCGCTGCGCGACGCTTTTCCGGAGGACGAGGTGACGTGGACCTCGCGCACCTGGCGGTATTACGAGTACGGGTCCAGTGACAGCTCGAAGAACGCCGATGACGGGATCGGCGAGATCGCTGTGCGGTTGCGGCCCACCGCGGGTGCCGATGCGGTCGGCGCGGCGTATCGAACAGTGCGGCAGGAGTTCCCCGACCTCGAAGCCGCGCGGTGGTCGATCCGGACCGCCGCGACACGTGGTGCAGCGCTGGTCATGCTCAACCGATATCCCACCGAGGACGAGCTGGCGCTGTGGAATCGGTTGCACAACAACCTGTTGCCACCCCACGCGCTCGTGTTGCACTCCGTGGAGGGGATCACCGTGCAGCCCCATTCGGACATCCGGGAGAACGGAAAAGTGCTCGCCGAACATCACCTCGCGACCATCGAGCAGTCGGGCCTCCGCATCCGATACGCCGTGGCCGATCTCATCGGTGACGACTCGTACTTCAAGTACTCGACCAGATATCGGCTGCTACAAATCACCGTCGGCGCCTGCACCGCTCGAGGCAACATCCCCGGCCCGATAGAGCGCCCCCTCGTGCTCCGCTACGAGAAGTGCTGA